TAAAGAAATTGATGAGCAGCCCCTTGTTATTCGTAAAATTGTTCAAGCATACCAAGATGATCAAGGCAAGATGTCTATTGATCAGGACATTGTTGATGCTATGAATGATACGGACCGTGTATACATTGTGGCATGTGGTACGAGTTACCATGCTGGGCTTGTCGGGAAGCAGTTCATCGAAAAAATGGCAAATATTCCTGTTGAAGTTCATGTTGCAAGTGAATTTAGCTATAACATGCCTCTTCTTTCACAAAATCCACTCTTTATCTTTATCTCACAAAGTGGTGAAACAGCAGATAGCCGTGCAGTACTTGTTCGTGTAAAAGAGTTAGGTCATAAAGCCATTACAATAACAAACGTTCCAGGATCTACTCTTTCCCGTGAATCGGACTATACGCTATTGCTACACGCAGGACCTGAAATTGCGGTTGCCTCAACAAAAGCCTATACAGCTCAACTGGCGGTTTTAGCGATTTTTGCTAGTGTAACAGCGGAATCACTCGGTAGAGATATTAGCCTAGATATTATACAAGAGCTTGGAATTGTAGCAAACGCTATGGAAGTTCTATGCGGAACGAAAGAAGAAATGGAGCAAATCGCTCGTGACTATTTAGCGACTACTCGTAATTGTTTCTTTATTGGTCGATCGATTGACTTCTTTGTTGGATTAGAAGGAGCATTAAAGCTGAAAGAAATCTCTTATATCCAAGCGGAAGGATTTGCTGGAGGAGAACTTAAGCATGGGACGATTGCTCTGATTGAAGAGGGAACGCCAATTATTGCTCTTGCAACACAAGAATCCGTGAACTTAGGAATTCGTGGAAATGTAAAAGAAGTTGTAGCTCGCGGAGCTAATCCATGTATTATCTCTATGAAAGGTTTAGAAGAAGAAGAGGATCGCTTCGTTATTCCAGAAGTAAGCCCAATGTTAACACCTCTTATCTCTGTAATCCCATTACAACTGATTTCTTACTATGCTGCTCTTCATCGTGATTGTGATGTTGATAAACCACGTAACTTAGCGAAGAGTGTTACAGTGGAATAGGAGCTTAAGGAACGAGAGTTGTTATTGTGGCTTTGAAATAAAGTCGCGATGATACACCCCTTTTGGATAAAATTGTCTAAAGGGGGTGTTTTTTTATGTCTAAAAGAAAAAGAACATCTAAATAAGAGAAGTGGATTAATGAAGGACGAGGGTCTGGTTTAGGGTCAGAATATAGGGATAAAGATACAATTAAGTTAAGCCAGGAACTCGATGAACTACTTAATCTATCTATTCAGGATAGGGAGA
The DNA window shown above is from Bacillus spongiae and carries:
- the glmS gene encoding glutamine--fructose-6-phosphate transaminase (isomerizing), which encodes MCGIVGYIGNQDTKEILLKGLEKLEYRGYDSAGIAIQNADGVHVFKEKGRILDLRSIVDESCKANTGIGHTRWATHGVPSHENAHPHQSTSGRFTMVHNGVIENYSHLKREFLKDVSFKSDTDTEVIVQLIEKLVNEGNKVEDAFSQALKLLKGSYAIALIDAENEETIFVAKNKSPLLVGLGTDFNVVASDAMAMLQVTDQFLELMDKEIVIVTKESVTIQNLEGEVVSRDPFTAELDASDIEKGTYPHYMLKEIDEQPLVIRKIVQAYQDDQGKMSIDQDIVDAMNDTDRVYIVACGTSYHAGLVGKQFIEKMANIPVEVHVASEFSYNMPLLSQNPLFIFISQSGETADSRAVLVRVKELGHKAITITNVPGSTLSRESDYTLLLHAGPEIAVASTKAYTAQLAVLAIFASVTAESLGRDISLDIIQELGIVANAMEVLCGTKEEMEQIARDYLATTRNCFFIGRSIDFFVGLEGALKLKEISYIQAEGFAGGELKHGTIALIEEGTPIIALATQESVNLGIRGNVKEVVARGANPCIISMKGLEEEEDRFVIPEVSPMLTPLISVIPLQLISYYAALHRDCDVDKPRNLAKSVTVE
- a CDS encoding Spo0E family sporulation regulatory protein-aspartic acid phosphatase, whose amino-acid sequence is MNEGRGSGLGSEYRDKDTIKLSQELDELLNLSIQDREIQNKKESIE